One stretch of Aquimarina sp. Aq107 DNA includes these proteins:
- a CDS encoding alpha-amylase family glycosyl hydrolase, giving the protein MKKVTFCLVLAGMIISCGKQKKEETVAKAETVVEEVSKGLAPVSGAMMENAVIYEANIRQYSEEGSFKAFTKDIPTLKNLGVKILWVMPIYPISTTKSKGSLGSYYAISDYTKVNPEFGTLEDFRELVKTAHDNGIYVVLDWVANHTGWNHVWLKEHPEFYTKNDKGEITHTVGTDWTDVADLDYDNKEMRKGMLDAMKYWVAQEGVDGFRCDVAGMVPVDFWNNTVAELKKIKPVFMLAEGWEPELMEKAFDMGYGWYTHHVMNHIAKGENTVEAWDKRMIQVDSMYAKEDILMNFTSNHDENSWNGTVQERMGDSKELFAALSYIAPGMPLIYSGQEYDMDKRLLFFEKDTIIKKKGVFYPLYEKLGKLKNENSALHGGKNAASYNRIKTSADTKVLAFKREKNGNKVVFVANMTKEPVKFTAEYEGKFKDYLSGEYVDSVKGKEYELSPWQYLILIKQE; this is encoded by the coding sequence ATGAAAAAAGTAACTTTCTGTCTTGTCTTAGCGGGTATGATAATTTCCTGTGGAAAGCAAAAAAAAGAAGAAACAGTTGCAAAAGCAGAAACTGTTGTAGAAGAAGTAAGTAAAGGATTAGCTCCTGTTAGCGGAGCAATGATGGAAAATGCGGTGATATATGAGGCAAATATTCGTCAATATTCTGAAGAAGGATCTTTTAAAGCGTTTACAAAGGATATTCCAACTTTAAAAAACCTTGGTGTAAAAATACTTTGGGTTATGCCTATTTATCCTATATCTACTACCAAAAGTAAGGGGTCACTAGGTAGTTATTATGCGATTTCTGATTATACTAAAGTAAATCCAGAATTTGGAACCTTAGAAGATTTTAGAGAACTGGTAAAAACAGCACATGATAATGGGATTTATGTTGTGTTAGATTGGGTAGCTAATCATACCGGTTGGAATCACGTTTGGTTAAAAGAACACCCTGAGTTCTATACTAAAAACGATAAAGGAGAAATAACGCATACCGTAGGTACGGATTGGACCGATGTTGCAGATCTTGACTATGATAATAAAGAGATGAGAAAAGGAATGCTAGATGCAATGAAGTATTGGGTAGCGCAAGAAGGAGTTGATGGTTTCCGTTGTGACGTAGCTGGGATGGTACCAGTTGATTTTTGGAATAACACAGTTGCAGAACTTAAGAAAATTAAACCAGTATTTATGTTAGCAGAAGGCTGGGAACCAGAATTAATGGAAAAAGCATTCGATATGGGGTATGGATGGTATACTCATCACGTAATGAATCATATCGCTAAAGGAGAAAATACTGTTGAAGCTTGGGATAAAAGAATGATACAAGTAGATTCTATGTATGCTAAAGAGGATATCTTAATGAACTTTACTTCCAATCATGATGAGAATTCTTGGAATGGAACTGTACAAGAAAGAATGGGAGATTCTAAAGAATTATTCGCTGCATTATCATATATAGCTCCTGGAATGCCGTTAATTTATTCTGGACAAGAATATGATATGGATAAACGTTTATTATTTTTTGAAAAAGATACTATAATCAAAAAGAAAGGTGTATTCTATCCATTATATGAAAAATTAGGAAAACTTAAGAATGAAAATTCGGCATTACATGGAGGTAAAAATGCAGCTTCATATAATAGAATTAAAACTTCAGCAGATACTAAAGTACTGGCTTTTAAAAGGGAAAAAAATGGAAATAAAGTTGTTTTTGTTGCAAACATGACAAAAGAACCGGTAAAGTTTACAGCAGAATATGAGGGTAAATTTAAAGATTATCTTTCTGGAGAATATGTAGATAGTGTTAAGGGAAAAGAGTATGAGTTAAGTCCTTGGCAGTATTTGATTCTGATTAAACAAGAATAA
- a CDS encoding MFS transporter: MNKRKLSFWEIWNMSFGFLGIQFGFALQGGFMSRIFQTLGAEIHDIPIMWIAAPLTGLLVQPIIGYLSDRTWNPRWGRRRPYFLIGAIFSSIALFFVPHSPALWVAAGFLWILDASINISMEPFRALVADKLPESQRSYGFVIQTLIIGIGTWIASNLPWMVSQLGVSDSAANGVVPMSVKVAFAIGAFVFLISILYTVFTTTEYPPEDMEEFKREKEKKNQFIPDILNNIGSMPLTMKKLGVVQFFSWFAFFTMWSLTNPALTEHIFETPAPVEANYNMDSEESVNEFQIANTAFQKSSNEVGKYMGVYGLSSMAFALILAFYTSKRRINRKLVHLFSLILGGVGFISMYFIPSPSWLILSFTLIGFSWGSILSMPYAMLSSSVDPKKMGVIMGIFNMFIVIPQVIAALGGINYTYKLIGEETINAMIVAGISLIIAGFCNLLITNKDAITYNPK, translated from the coding sequence ATGAACAAGCGTAAGCTAAGTTTCTGGGAAATTTGGAACATGAGTTTCGGTTTTCTAGGAATACAATTCGGTTTTGCATTGCAAGGCGGATTTATGTCTAGAATTTTTCAGACGTTAGGAGCAGAAATCCATGATATTCCTATCATGTGGATTGCAGCACCATTAACAGGTCTATTGGTACAACCTATTATTGGATATTTAAGTGATAGAACTTGGAATCCTAGATGGGGAAGAAGAAGACCTTATTTTTTAATTGGAGCTATTTTTAGTTCTATAGCATTATTTTTTGTACCACATTCTCCAGCTTTATGGGTGGCTGCCGGTTTTTTATGGATTTTAGATGCTTCCATTAATATTTCTATGGAACCTTTTAGAGCTTTAGTAGCGGATAAGTTACCTGAGTCACAAAGATCGTACGGATTTGTAATTCAAACATTAATTATTGGTATAGGAACTTGGATAGCGAGTAATCTTCCTTGGATGGTTTCTCAATTAGGTGTTAGTGATTCTGCTGCTAATGGAGTGGTTCCCATGTCAGTTAAGGTTGCTTTTGCGATTGGAGCTTTTGTCTTTCTTATAAGTATTTTATATACAGTTTTTACAACGACAGAGTATCCTCCAGAGGATATGGAAGAGTTTAAAAGAGAAAAAGAAAAGAAAAATCAGTTTATTCCGGATATTTTGAATAACATCGGGAGTATGCCGTTGACAATGAAAAAGTTAGGTGTAGTGCAGTTTTTTAGTTGGTTTGCTTTTTTTACTATGTGGAGTCTTACGAACCCTGCTTTAACTGAGCATATTTTTGAAACTCCTGCACCAGTAGAAGCAAATTACAATATGGATTCTGAAGAATCTGTAAATGAGTTTCAAATAGCTAATACAGCATTCCAAAAATCATCAAATGAGGTAGGTAAATACATGGGTGTTTATGGATTATCATCTATGGCTTTTGCTTTAATATTAGCTTTTTATACTTCTAAAAGAAGAATTAACAGAAAACTAGTACACCTTTTTTCATTAATATTGGGAGGAGTAGGTTTTATATCTATGTATTTTATACCATCTCCTTCTTGGTTAATACTTTCTTTTACATTAATAGGTTTTTCTTGGGGTAGTATTTTGTCTATGCCATATGCAATGTTATCCAGTTCTGTTGATCCTAAAAAGATGGGAGTCATTATGGGAATTTTTAATATGTTTATTGTTATACCACAGGTGATAGCCGCTTTGGGAGGAATAAATTATACGTATAAACTTATAGGAGAAGAAACAATTAACGCAATGATAGTAGCAGGAATTAGTCTAATTATAGCTGGTTTTTGTAACTTGTTGATTACTAATAAAGATGCTATCACATATAACCCAAAATAA
- a CDS encoding glycoside hydrolase family 13 protein codes for MKNILTVLFGLIVSLTFGQIEKIEPPFWWSGMHSNQLQLMCYGKEISKYDIEIEGITINDITKTENSNYVFVTIDTKDVPVGEIIINFKENNKIAFSESYEFKTRRKGSAERKGFDSSDVMYLIMPDRFANGNPDNDSHTDTVEKADRSNPGGRHGGDIQGVIDHLDYLNDLGATALWSTPLLEDNEPVYSYHTYAQSDLYKIDPRYGSNDDYKRLAHEMHKLDMKLIMDYVTNHWGSKHWMIQDLPTKDWIHQWPEGFRRSNYRMTTQFDTNASTVDAKGCMDGWFDTTMPDMNQSNPLLLNYITQNAIWWIEYADLDGFRVDTYSYNDKEGIAKWTKAIMDEYPKFNIVGEVWMHDQAQMAYWQKDSKIGAIDNYNSYLPSVMDFTLHDAVTVMFDEDGNSWDKGMIRAYENFTNDFLYPDIDNILLFVGNHDTNRINEIYQSDINKYKMAMTLIFTTRGIPQIYYGDEIGMLGNRDKKGDGDIRRDFPGGWPDDKRSAFVSENTNSKIKGRTQDEEAFHSFTKKVLNWRKTNNAIHNGKLLQYIPFNNVYVYFRYTEKERVMVIINNNSENQELDMNRFKDGLKSFKTGKDIITDNTIDVSENIVIPAKISMIITLK; via the coding sequence ATGAAGAATATATTAACCGTGCTTTTTGGGTTAATCGTTTCATTAACCTTTGGGCAGATAGAAAAAATAGAACCTCCGTTTTGGTGGAGTGGTATGCATTCTAACCAATTACAACTAATGTGTTATGGTAAGGAAATATCTAAATATGATATAGAAATAGAAGGCATAACAATTAACGATATCACTAAAACAGAAAACTCCAACTATGTCTTTGTGACTATAGATACTAAGGATGTTCCAGTTGGTGAGATAATCATTAATTTTAAAGAGAACAATAAAATTGCATTTTCAGAATCTTATGAATTTAAGACTCGAAGAAAAGGTTCTGCAGAGCGAAAAGGATTTGATAGCAGCGATGTAATGTATTTAATTATGCCCGATCGTTTTGCTAATGGTAATCCGGATAATGATTCTCATACAGATACTGTAGAAAAAGCAGATCGTTCGAATCCTGGAGGACGTCATGGTGGAGATATACAAGGAGTGATAGATCATTTAGATTATTTAAATGATTTAGGAGCAACTGCACTTTGGAGCACTCCTTTATTAGAAGATAATGAACCTGTTTATTCTTACCATACGTATGCCCAGAGTGATCTTTATAAAATAGATCCAAGATATGGTTCTAACGATGATTATAAAAGATTAGCTCATGAGATGCATAAGTTGGACATGAAGTTAATTATGGATTATGTAACAAATCATTGGGGATCTAAACATTGGATGATTCAAGATTTGCCAACGAAAGATTGGATTCATCAGTGGCCTGAGGGTTTCAGAAGAAGTAATTACAGAATGACAACTCAGTTTGATACCAATGCTTCTACAGTTGATGCAAAAGGATGTATGGATGGATGGTTTGATACCACAATGCCTGATATGAATCAAAGCAATCCATTACTTCTTAATTATATAACTCAAAATGCAATTTGGTGGATAGAATATGCCGATTTGGATGGTTTTAGAGTGGATACATATTCTTATAATGATAAAGAAGGAATTGCAAAATGGACCAAAGCAATCATGGATGAGTATCCTAAATTTAATATTGTAGGAGAGGTTTGGATGCATGATCAAGCACAGATGGCGTATTGGCAAAAAGACAGTAAAATTGGAGCAATTGATAACTACAATTCATATTTACCTTCGGTTATGGATTTTACGCTTCACGATGCAGTTACGGTTATGTTTGATGAAGATGGTAACTCTTGGGATAAAGGAATGATTAGAGCTTATGAAAATTTCACTAATGATTTTTTATACCCTGATATTGATAATATTTTATTGTTTGTCGGTAACCACGATACTAATAGAATCAATGAGATATACCAAAGTGATATTAATAAGTATAAGATGGCTATGACACTAATTTTTACAACAAGAGGTATTCCCCAGATTTATTATGGAGATGAGATTGGGATGTTGGGTAATAGAGATAAAAAAGGTGATGGAGATATTCGAAGAGATTTTCCTGGTGGATGGCCTGATGATAAAAGAAGCGCATTTGTTTCAGAAAATACTAATAGTAAAATAAAAGGAAGAACGCAAGATGAAGAAGCATTTCATTCATTCACAAAAAAAGTATTAAACTGGAGAAAAACAAACAATGCTATTCACAATGGAAAATTATTACAATACATACCCTTTAATAATGTATATGTCTATTTCAGGTATACCGAAAAAGAAAGGGTAATGGTAATTATTAATAATAATTCTGAGAATCAAGAGCTTGATATGAATCGCTTTAAAGATGGATTGAAAAGCTTTAAAACTGGGAAAGATATCATTACCGATAATACAATAGATGTTAGCGAAAACATAGTGATCCCTGCCAAAATATCAATGATCATAACATTAAAATAA
- a CDS encoding glycoside hydrolase family 65 protein — MNQDYIKPDNWSIIEEGFDVERVKSSESLFSIGNGAMGQRANFEETYTGPTFQGSYIAGVYYPDKTRVGWWKNGYPEYFAKVLNAPNWIGIDVEINGEKLNLHKCKTVSDFRRELNMKEGWYQRSFKAVLRNNTEILVRSTRFLSLDLDEVGAIKYEVTSLNKEAIVHFTPYLDAGITNEDTNWDDKFWDTYEVSHKGNAAYISSKTMKTEFHVCTGMLNQLFLDGKKQDVYPTVETNKTYASLKYEVKVEKGQTTELHKFGGYTVSLNHKQDDIASASAAVLKQASESGFEALLDLQKKAWSKIWEMADIVIDGDVKAQQGIRFNIFQLNQTYLGKDARLNIGPKGFTGEKYGGSTYWDTEAYCIPFYMATKNQNVARSLLQYRYNHLDKAIENAEKLGFTNGAALYPMVTMNGEECHNEWEITFEEIHRNGAMTFAIYNYLRYTGDYSYIPEMGLEVMIAIARFWHQRATFSTDKEKYVILGVTGPNEYENNINNNWYTNYLAKWCIEYCIENIEKVKSEYKIDHDRIIEKTKLGQEEINAMLEVAEKMYFPYSEKHQVYLQQDGFLDKELITVDNLDKSQRPINQKWSWDRILRSPYIKQADTLQGFYMFEDQFTKEELKRHFDFYEPFTVHESSLSPCVHSIQAATLDRMDQAYTFYLRTSRLDLDDYNKEVEEGLHITSMAGTWMSIVEGFGGLRVKNDRLSFTPKIPKEWKGYAFNVNFRNSILKVNVSQEGTTFNLEGEHELLIYVDGKEFTISPNSLMSV; from the coding sequence ATGAATCAGGATTATATTAAACCAGATAACTGGTCTATAATTGAAGAAGGATTTGATGTAGAACGAGTTAAATCCTCAGAGAGTCTTTTTAGTATAGGTAACGGAGCCATGGGGCAACGTGCGAATTTTGAAGAGACGTATACAGGACCTACTTTTCAGGGAAGTTATATTGCAGGAGTATATTATCCTGATAAAACCAGAGTAGGTTGGTGGAAGAATGGATATCCAGAATATTTTGCAAAGGTATTGAATGCGCCAAACTGGATTGGAATTGATGTAGAAATTAATGGAGAAAAATTAAATCTTCATAAATGTAAGACAGTATCAGATTTTCGTAGAGAACTTAATATGAAAGAAGGTTGGTACCAACGTTCTTTTAAAGCAGTTTTAAGAAACAACACGGAGATATTAGTAAGATCTACAAGGTTCTTAAGTTTAGATTTAGACGAAGTTGGAGCTATTAAATATGAAGTTACTTCTCTAAATAAAGAAGCTATAGTCCATTTTACACCTTATTTGGATGCTGGAATTACTAATGAGGATACAAACTGGGATGACAAATTTTGGGATACATATGAAGTATCACATAAAGGGAACGCGGCTTACATATCTTCAAAAACAATGAAAACAGAGTTCCATGTATGTACAGGAATGCTTAATCAATTGTTTTTAGATGGTAAAAAACAAGATGTTTATCCTACTGTTGAAACTAACAAAACCTATGCAAGTCTTAAGTATGAGGTGAAAGTAGAAAAAGGTCAAACTACTGAATTACATAAATTTGGGGGTTACACGGTTTCACTAAATCATAAGCAAGACGATATAGCATCCGCTAGTGCAGCGGTTTTAAAACAAGCTTCTGAATCTGGATTCGAAGCTTTGTTAGATTTACAAAAGAAAGCCTGGTCCAAGATTTGGGAAATGGCAGATATTGTTATTGACGGAGATGTAAAAGCACAGCAAGGAATTCGTTTTAATATTTTTCAATTGAATCAAACCTATTTAGGTAAAGATGCACGATTAAATATTGGACCTAAGGGTTTTACTGGAGAAAAATATGGAGGAAGTACCTATTGGGATACTGAAGCATACTGCATACCTTTTTATATGGCTACTAAAAATCAGAATGTAGCTAGGAGTTTATTACAGTATCGTTATAATCATTTAGATAAGGCGATTGAAAATGCTGAAAAACTTGGATTTACGAATGGAGCAGCATTATACCCAATGGTGACCATGAACGGAGAAGAATGTCATAATGAATGGGAGATTACATTCGAAGAGATTCATCGAAACGGCGCTATGACATTTGCTATTTATAACTATCTACGATATACTGGAGATTATAGTTACATTCCAGAAATGGGATTAGAGGTAATGATAGCAATTGCTCGTTTTTGGCATCAGAGAGCTACTTTTTCTACGGATAAAGAAAAATATGTGATTCTAGGCGTTACTGGACCTAATGAGTATGAGAATAATATCAACAATAACTGGTATACTAATTATTTGGCGAAATGGTGTATTGAATATTGTATAGAAAATATTGAAAAAGTTAAATCAGAATATAAAATTGATCACGATAGAATCATAGAAAAGACCAAACTTGGTCAAGAAGAAATAAATGCAATGCTAGAGGTAGCTGAAAAAATGTATTTTCCGTATTCTGAAAAACACCAAGTATACTTGCAACAAGATGGCTTCTTAGATAAGGAACTTATTACTGTTGACAATCTGGACAAATCGCAAAGACCTATCAATCAAAAGTGGAGTTGGGATAGAATTCTAAGATCTCCTTACATAAAGCAAGCAGATACCTTGCAAGGTTTCTATATGTTCGAAGATCAATTCACAAAAGAAGAATTGAAACGCCATTTTGATTTTTATGAGCCATTTACAGTACATGAATCTTCACTTTCACCCTGTGTACATAGTATACAAGCCGCAACTCTGGATAGAATGGATCAGGCGTATACGTTTTATTTAAGAACTTCTAGATTAGATTTAGATGACTATAATAAAGAAGTTGAAGAAGGATTGCATATTACAAGTATGGCAGGAACTTGGATGAGTATTGTAGAAGGTTTTGGAGGGTTAAGAGTAAAGAATGATAGATTGTCATTTACACCTAAAATACCTAAAGAATGGAAAGGTTATGCATTCAATGTAAACTTTAGAAACAGTATATTAAAGGTAAATGTTTCTCAAGAAGGAACTACTTTTAATTTAGAAGGAGAACATGAATTATTGATATATGTAGATGGAAAAGAATTTACAATATCTCCAAATAGTTTGATGAGCGTTTAA
- a CDS encoding LacI family DNA-binding transcriptional regulator, with amino-acid sequence MKQKVTLKQIAKELDVSISTVSKALKDSVEISLDTRQKVKAFAKLYNYKPNNIALSLKNRKTKTIGVIIPEIVHHFFTTVIGGVEKVANEKGYNVIICSSNNSFDKEVINLEMLASGSADGFILSVAKETQQKKDYHHIEETMSQGMPVVLFDRIIDELVCDKVIIDDGKGAQTATNHLLSLGCKKIAILTTVDYISVGKLRTNGYLRALRAYDITAREDYILKIEDIDNCEVEISEFLQNKDVDAIFAVNELFAVTAARVLNDQGKKVPDDVSIVGFTDGILSKHFIPSLTTISQHGEEMGIRAAKLLIDKLEGEEDVPEEYKTVIIDTSLIQRQSTKK; translated from the coding sequence ATGAAGCAAAAAGTTACGTTAAAACAAATAGCTAAAGAACTAGATGTATCTATTTCAACAGTGTCAAAAGCTTTAAAAGATAGTGTAGAGATTAGTTTAGATACTCGACAAAAGGTAAAAGCTTTCGCTAAGTTGTATAACTATAAACCTAACAACATTGCACTTAGCCTAAAAAACAGGAAAACAAAAACAATTGGTGTTATTATTCCGGAGATAGTTCATCACTTTTTTACCACTGTAATTGGTGGTGTAGAAAAGGTAGCCAATGAAAAAGGATACAACGTAATTATATGTTCTTCTAACAATTCTTTTGATAAAGAAGTAATAAATCTAGAAATGTTGGCTAGTGGTAGTGCAGATGGTTTTATCTTATCAGTAGCGAAAGAAACACAGCAAAAAAAAGATTATCATCATATAGAAGAAACGATGAGTCAGGGAATGCCGGTGGTTCTTTTTGATAGAATTATTGATGAATTAGTATGTGATAAAGTTATTATTGATGATGGGAAAGGAGCACAGACTGCTACGAATCATCTATTATCGTTAGGATGTAAAAAGATTGCAATTCTTACTACGGTTGATTATATAAGTGTAGGGAAGTTGAGAACCAATGGCTATCTTAGAGCATTAAGAGCTTATGATATTACAGCTAGAGAAGATTATATTTTAAAGATTGAAGATATTGATAATTGCGAAGTAGAAATATCAGAATTTCTTCAAAATAAAGACGTGGATGCAATATTTGCCGTAAATGAACTTTTTGCAGTTACTGCTGCTAGAGTTTTAAATGATCAAGGGAAAAAAGTACCAGACGATGTCTCAATTGTTGGTTTTACAGATGGTATATTATCCAAACATTTTATCCCTAGTTTAACAACAATAAGTCAACACGGAGAAGAGATGGGGATAAGGGCTGCCAAGCTACTTATAGATAAGCTTGAGGGAGAAGAAGATGTTCCTGAAGAATATAAAACAGTAATTATAGACACGAGCTTGATCCAACGACAGTCTACAAAAAAATAA
- the pgmB gene encoding beta-phosphoglucomutase, translating into MTKKAFIFDLDGVIVDTAKYHFLAWQNLANSLDISFSEEQNEQLKGVSRVRSLEKILEWGNKTISEQEFTALMAKKNEEYLNYIETMDTSEVLPDVPRVLDYLLTKDQAVALGSASKNARIILDKVLLKEKFQAIVDGTNVSKAKPDPEVFLIGAQKLGIEPENCVVFEDSVAGIQAANTANMVSIGIGDPKVLHEADYIFKDFTEIKEEFINQLVTTSKK; encoded by the coding sequence ATGACAAAAAAAGCATTCATATTTGATCTTGATGGTGTCATAGTAGACACTGCAAAATATCATTTTTTAGCATGGCAGAATTTAGCCAATAGTCTTGATATTTCTTTTTCTGAAGAACAAAATGAACAACTAAAAGGAGTTAGCCGAGTGCGATCTTTAGAAAAAATTTTAGAATGGGGAAATAAAACCATTTCAGAACAAGAATTTACTGCCTTGATGGCTAAAAAGAATGAAGAGTATCTGAATTATATCGAAACTATGGATACTTCAGAAGTTCTTCCAGATGTGCCAAGAGTTTTAGATTATCTTTTAACCAAAGATCAAGCTGTTGCTCTGGGATCCGCTAGTAAAAATGCCAGAATTATTCTAGATAAGGTATTGCTTAAAGAAAAGTTTCAGGCTATTGTAGATGGGACAAATGTTTCTAAAGCAAAACCAGATCCAGAAGTGTTTTTAATTGGAGCGCAAAAATTAGGAATAGAACCTGAAAATTGTGTTGTTTTTGAAGATTCTGTTGCAGGTATTCAAGCTGCTAATACTGCAAATATGGTCAGTATTGGTATTGGAGATCCAAAAGTGCTGCATGAAGCAGATTATATATTTAAAGATTTTACAGAAATAAAAGAAGAATTCATTAACCAATTAGTTACAACCAGTAAAAAATAA